CAGGGACGCCGCGGCAGCGGCAGCCACCCGCGCGGCGAGCCCGGCGGCCACGGCAGCCGCCAGGGGCGCCGTGAAGTCACGCGCCCTCAGCGTCGTTCCCAGATGCTGCAGCGCATCGAGCTGGTTTACCAGATACGCCACCGCGTAGCCGGCGGCGGCAGCCAGCGCGGCCCCCTGAATGGCGAGTTCGGCGCGTGCCACCCAAACCCATATCAGTGCCGTCTCCAGCGCCAGGCCGACCAGGTGACTCTGCACGGGCACCTGAGGCCGCCCCAGGCCCCGCAGCACTCCCACCAGCGTCTGCCCCAGGTAGATGAACGGTGCGGACAGCCCGCAGATGACAAGGAGGGGTGCTGCGGACTCCTCGCCGTACAGGACGCGGGTCCACAGTTCCGGCAGGCTCACGAACGCGGCGCTGGCCGGCAGGGAGAAGAGGATGGTGGTGGCCAGCGCCTTGTCGCTGTACGCGCGGGCGGCGGCCCTGTCCCCGCGCGCAAGCGCCCCGGAGATGGACGGCACCAGCGTGGTCGTCAGCGCGAGGCTGAGCATGTTGGGCATCAGCACCAGGGGAAAGGCAACCCCCCGCAGGAGCCCGATCTGGGCGGCGGCCTGGGATGCGGTGAACCCGGCCGCCTGCAGGCGGTTGGGGAGAAGCAGGGTGCTGAGGCTTCCGCCGACGGAGGAAAGGATCCGGCCGGCGGCCACCGGCAGCGCCAGCTCGAGGATGGAGCGGGGCCACCACCCGGCGCCTGGCCGGGGGACATGCCTCAACCGCGCCCGAGATGCGGGCCTGTGGCCCCACTCTGCCCAGAGCCTGTCGACTGTCAGCGCCAGCGCCAGAAGCCCGACCGCTTCACCCAGCACCGAGGCCCCCGCAAGCGCCGAAGCGACGGCGGCCGCGTCGGCGGTCCGGGGCGAAAGATACACCACGAGGCCGATAGCGGCGATGGAGAGGGCGACCTGCTCTGCCAGCAGTGAGGCTGCGGGGATGGCCATGCGGCGCGTGCTTTCGAACATCGCCCGGGCTCCCGCGGCGAGGCACGCCAGGGGCAGGGCGGGCGCCAGCAGGCGGATGATGGGTGCAGCCCGAGGTTCGGCCCCCACCCGCGCCACCAGCCACGGCGACGTCCACCACATGACGGCGGCCATCAGCAGGCTGTTCAGGATCAGCAGAACGAGCCCCTGGACGGCAATGCGGCGGGGAGACTCATCGCCCTCGTCCTGCGCCGCCCGTTCGGCCAGGAGCTTGGCCATGGCGTACGGGACGCCGGCGGTGGCCACCGTGAAGGCCGTGGCGTAAAGCGGCCAGACCAGGCGAAACAGCCCGATCGCCTCCGCGCCGGCCAGGCGCATGACCGCGGCGGAGTAGACGAACCCGATGGCGCGGCTTGCGAGGC
This Bacillota bacterium DNA region includes the following protein-coding sequences:
- a CDS encoding MATE family efflux transporter, yielding MDTLRRIQHRLLGRFPALRPGRFGWGAAQLSAASLASRAIGFVYSAAVMRLAGAEAIGLFRLVWPLYATAFTVATAGVPYAMAKLLAERAAQDEGDESPRRIAVQGLVLLILNSLLMAAVMWWTSPWLVARVGAEPRAAPIIRLLAPALPLACLAAGARAMFESTRRMAIPAASLLAEQVALSIAAIGLVVYLSPRTADAAAVASALAGASVLGEAVGLLALALTVDRLWAEWGHRPASRARLRHVPRPGAGWWPRSILELALPVAAGRILSSVGGSLSTLLLPNRLQAAGFTASQAAAQIGLLRGVAFPLVLMPNMLSLALTTTLVPSISGALARGDRAAARAYSDKALATTILFSLPASAAFVSLPELWTRVLYGEESAAPLLVICGLSAPFIYLGQTLVGVLRGLGRPQVPVQSHLVGLALETALIWVWVARAELAIQGAALAAAAGYAVAYLVNQLDALQHLGTTLRARDFTAPLAAAVAAGLAARVAAAAAASL